In the genome of Flavobacteriaceae bacterium YJPT1-3, the window CGGTTCTACTTCTGCATTTTCGATGTAGTATTTTTTGACCACCTCTTGCCAGGATTGTTTAGACTGCATGGCAAAGGCACTGAGCTCTTCCTGAGCGATTTTCATGATGATCTGCTGAGTCATTTCCACATCAGAGCCGTGGCGAATGGGTAGATTGAACTCATCCCAGATAAAGGGAAAGTCGCGCGAGTAATTGTATATAGGACCTCGAAACACAAAAGCATTACTCAATTTAACGATGCGTCCGCTGTAATTATCGGTACTTACCCATTCACCAATCTCCATCAGGGTAGTGTAGATGCTGTCAATGTCAATGACATCGCCCTGGATACCGTGCATTTCAATACGGTCGCCCGGAGCATACACCTTGGCCGCAAAAATGTATAGGGAACCTGCAATACTCAAAAAAAGTTCTTGCAACGTGATGGCAACCCCAGCAGAGAACAAACCAATAGCCAGCGTAAAATCTTTGATCGACCCGGTAAAATAGGCGAGGGATAGCAGAATCACCAGGAGGTAGCCAAAAATCTCTACGGCTTTTTGCGATTTATAGCGGGTTTGAATAGCGGGAATGGTGCGCTTGAGTAATTTTCGTATTCGGGTGATCAGGAGTATGATCAG includes:
- a CDS encoding mechanosensitive ion channel family protein, coding for MDTWRSFQTWWENHPNAVQAVKYALWVLLIILLITRIRKLLKRTIPAIQTRYKSQKAVEIFGYLLVILLSLAYFTGSIKDFTLAIGLFSAGVAITLQELFLSIAGSLYIFAAKVYAPGDRIEMHGIQGDVIDIDSIYTTLMEIGEWVSTDNYSGRIVKLSNAFVFRGPIYNYSRDFPFIWDEFNLPIRHGSDVEMTQQIIMKIAQEELSAFAMQSKQSWQEVVKKYYIENAEVEPTLALTITDNWLQFNLRYIVDFKKRRLTKHRLHERLERAIEATNGNVQTASTTLEIVRIPLTNEKPKA